In the genome of Lycorma delicatula isolate Av1 chromosome 8, ASM4794821v1, whole genome shotgun sequence, one region contains:
- the LOC142329356 gene encoding uncharacterized protein LOC142329356 yields the protein MSEEMFPVNDAQLEQVVYDVLQEDDELEGTPNQRLQLLIPRRLVYGEVDDQQHHPLLDDGNDNLIAEAAADVENNESEESTVVTTSFILENRVRFTKANIIFLFDKNKYIFSFTEKLIGLSFNFSFIMNKRLILDLGVV from the coding sequence atGTCCGAAGAAATGTTTCCAGTAAATGATGCGCAATTAGAACAGGTTGTTTATGATGTTTTACAAGAAGATGATGAATTAGAGGGAACTCCTAATCAGCGGCTGCAGTTATTAATACCGCGAAGGTTGGTGTATGGGGAAGTCGACGACCAACAACATCATCCTTTATTAGATGACGGCAACGATAACCTCATAGCAGAGGCTGCTGctgatgttgaaaataatgaaagtgaAGAAAGCACAGTAGTAACAACATCATTCATCCTCGAAAACCGTGTTAGATTTACAaaggcaaatattatttttttatttgataaaaacaaatatatttttagttttacagagAAACTAATAGGTCTTTCTTTCAATTtcagtttcataatgaacaagaggCTTATTTTGGACTTAGGCGTTGTCTAA